A section of the Streptomyces sp. Je 1-369 genome encodes:
- a CDS encoding TetR/AcrR family transcriptional regulator, producing MAARARSEERRAEILRAAFEVIAERGYRGASLGAVAERVGLTQQGLLHHFPTKEALLVAVLEARDQWDAVPRGEWRLDLLGSLVEYNAMRPGIVQTFSALLGESVTDGHPARGFFTTRYGAVRENFAAVLRAEYGDRLPGGLSPEAAAPLMVAVMDGLQYQWLLAPDAVDMPGAFTDFLRLLGTGAGSPGAGEGGDDLDLDQRPRRDET from the coding sequence ATGGCGGCCAGGGCCAGGAGCGAGGAGCGGCGCGCGGAGATCCTGCGCGCGGCGTTCGAGGTGATCGCCGAGCGCGGCTACCGGGGCGCGAGCCTGGGGGCGGTCGCCGAGCGCGTCGGGCTCACGCAGCAGGGCCTGCTGCACCACTTCCCCACGAAGGAGGCGCTGCTGGTCGCCGTCCTGGAGGCACGCGACCAGTGGGACGCGGTGCCGCGCGGCGAGTGGCGCCTGGACCTGCTCGGGTCGCTGGTGGAGTACAACGCGATGCGCCCCGGCATCGTGCAGACGTTCTCCGCGCTGCTCGGTGAGAGCGTCACGGACGGGCATCCGGCCCGCGGGTTCTTCACCACCCGGTACGGGGCGGTACGCGAAAACTTCGCGGCGGTGCTGCGCGCCGAGTACGGCGACAGGCTGCCGGGCGGCCTCAGTCCGGAGGCGGCGGCGCCGCTGATGGTGGCGGTGATGGACGGGTTGCAGTACCAGTGGCTGCTCGCCCCCGACGCGGTGGACATGCCGGGGGCGTTCACGGACTTCCTGCGGCTACTGGGTACTGGTGCGGGCTCCCCCGGTGCCGGGGAGGGCGGCGACGACCTCGACCTCGACCAGCGCCCGCGGCGGGACGAGACGTGA
- a CDS encoding RidA family protein yields the protein MQISIGNPADAPQPFGPYSQVARVEHADGGVLLYVSGQCAEGDDMAAQSRGVFEALKRLLAAHGAGLDDIINIRTYLTDMDGFADYAAVRKEFLTATPPTSTTVAVSRLVPPRALVEVEVVAALPGTGGARTSTQ from the coding sequence ATGCAGATATCCATCGGCAACCCCGCCGACGCCCCGCAGCCCTTCGGGCCCTACTCGCAGGTCGCCCGCGTCGAACACGCCGACGGAGGCGTCCTGTTGTACGTCTCCGGGCAGTGCGCGGAAGGGGACGACATGGCCGCCCAGTCCCGCGGCGTCTTCGAGGCCCTGAAGCGGCTGCTCGCCGCGCACGGCGCGGGGCTCGACGACATCATCAACATCCGTACGTACCTCACGGACATGGACGGCTTCGCCGACTACGCCGCCGTACGCAAGGAGTTCCTCACCGCGACCCCGCCCACCAGCACCACCGTCGCCGTCTCACGTCTCGTCCCGCCGCGGGCGCTGGTCGAGGTCGAGGTCGTCGCCGCCCTCCCCGGCACCGGGGGAGCCCGCACCAGTACCCAGTAG